ATAATGTATAactggatgaaaaaaagtcttgTGTCAGGAGTTGACTATAAAATTGCATCATTGTCACTAATAAGAAATAACCTTCACGGATTGTGAACTAGTCAGTTTGTCATTTGGGTATTTACGAGGATGTCAGtttgtaaaaaatgtcattattagTATTGTTTTCGGTCTCCCAATATACAAATGGCATTCCAGAAATCTGTCCAGCCGGACGAGAATTCATCTGTAAATTCACTCGCATCCAATGGCTCACATATGAATAATGACTATTGGCATGTTAAACCTCATATTTATGGAGCGTGCCACTGGAATGATAAAACGCATTTTGAAttcatgacattttcatttacTTATCATTTATGTTCTCTCTCTAATTAATGGATTCGTTATTGATTATCTTGATTATTGTTGCAAAAAAGTCTGCTTACACATTTAATAATTTCATTTGTCTATTGCAATCAAAtgacaaacagacaaatatGATAATGGGatagaaaaaagtaaaattctaatttatttttGGACTCCATTTTAATACCCGATTATTAATTAAGTGATCACAAAAATATACAAGAGATTATAATCAGGTTATAATCAGCACTTTCAAAGACTAAAATTATTTCAATGGCACACTCCAGCCTCCATAATTGGGAACTCTAGTTAATGCACTGTTAATAAGAGCAAATCAGGTAACTGAAGGCGTAGATGAACAGAAAAAGGGCACGTTGTTGGAGGTCTAACAGGATTGTTTTCTAAATTGTAAATTGTGATCAAAGGGGGCCTGCCTCACAAAGACTGGTAGCCATTAGCCCTCTTCCTGCGGCCCAGCAGGTATGCAACCAACACGATGACAATGAGCACCAGCAACGTCACTCCAACCCCGATGGCAACGCGGTAGTCAGGGCGGTCTGCAGCACAGGGTTCAGctgggatacacacacacacacacacacacacataaatatgtcagacatattTCTGACTACAATAAAACACATAATTACTCAACACTTTTCAACAGTAAAATGCTTTCAAATATAATCAATAACAGCCAAAAATTATAGAAAATTTCCAGATTAGTAATTCACTCATTATTTGTTGAATGTTAATTACGGGTGCACAGGTTAAATCAATGAAGTCATCAATGATTAGCTCCATTGGAAAAGTGTAGTTTTGGCAAGCAGTTTTTTGACTCCAGTCTATGACTGacaataatgtaaaaaataacaaCTGCAGTTTCCAAATGTGTGTGACATGAGTCTGACAGtcgaaataaataaataaatgttacaaTCCAATCTCCAGCAGCGTTATGCTTAAACATTATTTGTCCTTGGGGCTGAATTAAATTTCATGTCACGTCGTCAGCCACCGACCTTGATAAAGTTACTAAAAAGAGTAGAAACTCTAGTCAAAAAATGTTCATGAAGCATCTGTAACTGTCTGACTTAGAATACCCATGCATGCCTTTTAGAATATGCTTGTGCAAAACAGCATATCTAATCATATAACCTGTTTTCTGTAGCATAGAGAAACTTGTGACGAAGAATGTGTATTGTTGAGTATATCTTTCATTTCTTAACTCTTCCTACCAAAGCCACAACAAAGCCTACTTACctgtacaaaatacaaacaatattttttataggtgtgacatgttgttgttgatgagcTAGTGTTTTTGTGCAAACCATTTACAGCTGTTAACACATGGCATTATGCTGCTTTTGCAGTTGGACTCGTCCTGCAGGTGGAAGCTGAGACATACCACTGTGCGTGGTAGTACTCTGATAAGCAGAAAATGCAACTGTCTTACTCAAATTACACTCATGTGTGAATACAACTATGATTACAGATTAGTGGAAGTAACTTCATACCTCTACAAAGGTATATTTTATGTTACTTAAACTTCACTGGCTTGGTCTTAGAACTGTATTCACCTTGTAGATTTCACCTTTACATAGAATCCATAAGAGAAGACCTTTTACAGCTACTTTATGAAAAGGAGCGATTATGTGTAAAGCCAGTTGGAATACATATTTGTATTATACACTTACAAGGGCCAAACCCGCTACTCTTGGTCAGGTTGAAGGCCTGCATCTTGTCTTGATCTACGTCAAGGTACAGTCCTTTCCCCATGTCGAGTGGTTCCTTCTTGCAGGAGTAGGAGTTTCCGAGCTTTGCAGCGAAGAGATGCGTGGATGTGTTAGTGGCCGTGTACGAGGTTGGGCCTGCAAGAACGGAACAAAGCAACATTCAGGTTTTCAAATATGGAACCAAACCTGCTAAACTGCATAGTATTGAAAGTAGGTTGGCTGTTCCTGGCCTCACATGCTAACCAGTAATTATACAGATAATTTCTATTTTactcaacagacacacaaacaaggttTTACGTTGCTTCGTATCTTTGTTAATATGTGGAGCAGAACCCCCCACCTTCAATACGCACAGATGTTAAATCAATGTAATGGCTGCCGTTATATCTAGAGACTGGAATAAAATGTGAGTATTTCCAAACTTACCTCCTGTGATCAACGGGTAGGAGAGGTTGAAAGACACAGCATCAACGTAGACGGTATTATCAGCGCTCTAAGGAACGAAAATTGAGTACTTTTACTCAGAGGTGACAGTGGCTCAGTGGAGGTCAGGGTCCTCCTTCAACACCAGTATCGGGGGTTCAATTCCCCGACTCTATTAGTGTTTATGTACATGTGTCGTTAGGCAAGACCCTTTACCCCACGTGGCTCGAGTAGCCGTGACTGTGGTGTGTatgaatgaagtgaatgtatcACGGTGTATGGTAGCTTCtcccatcagtgtatgaattgGTGATTGATAACGTgtgtgttaaagtgctttgtgtGGTCAGGAGACTAGAAAAATTGTTATCCAATGGAAGTGGTTGTGAAAGGTGCTACTTGGAACATAAATCCTCACTGTACTTTTATGTGAGATATTGGTTTGGATTTCTATGAACAATCAAGATGATTCATTGAGAATACTGACTGAGAGGAGAAATTGAGAACGTTTTACAGCACAAACAGTGTCAAGAATGAACGGCGATAGTTTACATATGCTCATATGCTACATAGTTTACGTGCTCGCTTTCTGCAGGGCGGGACAACGGGTGGTAAACAGTGTCAGCTAGCGCTAAATCTATTTAAGTTGATAAATGACCTGAATTCTAAATTAAAAACCTTCATTCCTCGATTTGTTTTTCTGCCTGACCCAGCTCTTTTTGTATTACAAGTTAGGTATTTTTAGTTAGTTAAATTTAGTGTAGTTCTATGCCTCAAATTTACATCAATGTTCGTCCAAAACATATGGTATACATTGGATATTTCTGTTAAATTATAAGAAATTCCCAATATGCAGGTATTCGCTACTTCCTGATCTTCCCCCATTAATAGTTTGGTAAACTCTATATCTCTGTGTTTGGATTGTTGTTTGGACAAAATAAGATGTTGAAAAATGCCACCTTAAACTCTggtgttgtttttaataattgaCACAAGCGCTGTAGAATGTGACACTCCCTGTCACATGCTCTGTCAACTAAACTTCCCTTTTTTAACCACTTTGGTCTGATTCCAGTTTCTATCAAATTAGCAGTGAAAGATCGTGTTGGTTATCAATACACATGTCACAGTATTTAATTGCTAAAGATTTTTGGTAGAATATGTGTTAACAGCTAAGCTGGGCAGCTCTCAGCATTATACTTTAATACTTGAGACAAAACTAGGTCATTCGAAGTACCTTGTTGAACAGAAATTGGATGCAGCCCTCTTTGAAGATAAGGGTAAGGTTGGCCCGGTTGCCCTGACAACCTCCGCTTGCTGTTGTCATGTTCGGCTGAACAAGGAAGCTTCCACTGGCCTGACAGATAAAGAGAGCAAAAAAATTGACAATTGGGTGGGCACATTGTATGAGAATGTTCCACAACTTACCGCCAATATTAGCTTGTCATGTGGAATTAGCAATTGCCATTTGACACAAATGTGACATACACAAACTTTCATAGATGTGccacaatgaaatgaaaagtgagTCAGAAGCTTGTGCCGAAACGTGTCACCCAATTTGTAAATTTCTTAATAAACCCCTTAGTGTTAACAAACATTTAGATTGGTCTTTTAACCAGCTTTGCTGGGGCTTTAGGGAACAATGAAATGTACCTTTGGTGTTACCAGGCGGATCTGTAGGGCCATTTGAGCAACCAGGCAAATCACATTTTTGTCTGTCACGTTGTAGTTTCCTGCAGTCATTGTGGTGGGAGGAGTAGGTTTGGGAGGGGTTGGGGTTGTAGGCTTGGGAGTGGGCTTGGCGGTGGTCGTAGGCTTGGTGGTGGGCGTGGTCTTGGTGGTGGGCGTGGTCTTGGTGGTGGGCGTGGTGGTGGACTTGGCGGT
This sequence is a window from Pungitius pungitius chromosome 1, fPunPun2.1, whole genome shotgun sequence. Protein-coding genes within it:
- the cd68 gene encoding macrosialin; the protein is MKIAVVFTLVVCWAFTALSLAEDANDYIPSATVIAAKAFGKSTTTTTAKTTPTTKPTTTTKPTTTTKPTTTAKSTTTPTTKPTTTAKSTTTPTTKPTTTAKSTTTPTTKTTPTTKTTPTTKPTTTAKPTPKPTTPTPPKPTPPTTMTAGNYNVTDKNVICLVAQMALQIRLVTPKASGSFLVQPNMTTASGGCQGNRANLTLIFKEGCIQFLFNKSADNTVYVDAVSFNLSYPLITGGPTSYTATNTSTHLFAAKLGNSYSCKKEPLDMGKGLYLDVDQDKMQAFNLTKSSGFGPSEPCAADRPDYRVAIGVGVTLLVLIVIVLVAYLLGRRKRANGYQSL